The following proteins are encoded in a genomic region of bacterium:
- a CDS encoding WYL domain-containing protein, which produces MEKKIKISATAYRVLLLLLHLNDGQGKVDNLNMIFSTDKYTSRYFSKEVILKYISTLRTANYDISKPTAANNYNYELNKSPVLIELSNEQIKNLAVMLYYAESLQQNKIIDNYNSFLKKIKKFIPPNQVQLLNKEIKKQGENLETAFFKHAPYGELIKKIEKYLMEKQRVSVKYKRHGDCEKKQVVLELKNIKYDEQEIYIAGYNPINEQALSIKLSQILEIKQLPTKSQYSQMLSPVTFEIKGQLAKIYRLYEDEKITSVNEKSTTITVTAYVDDKEMLIKRLLKYGENCEVVYPKHAQNDMIKIINQTLKNYE; this is translated from the coding sequence ATGGAAAAGAAAATAAAAATAAGTGCAACAGCGTATAGAGTTTTGCTTTTATTGCTCCATTTAAATGACGGGCAGGGTAAAGTTGACAATCTCAATATGATTTTTTCTACCGATAAATATACGTCAAGATATTTTTCAAAAGAGGTGATATTAAAGTATATAAGTACTTTAAGGACAGCTAATTATGATATTTCAAAGCCAACAGCAGCAAATAACTACAATTATGAACTTAATAAATCACCGGTATTGATAGAATTAAGTAATGAACAAATAAAAAACCTTGCTGTTATGCTTTATTACGCAGAAAGCCTGCAGCAAAACAAAATAATTGATAATTACAATAGTTTTTTGAAAAAAATTAAAAAATTTATTCCTCCTAATCAAGTTCAGCTTTTAAATAAAGAGATTAAGAAGCAGGGTGAGAATTTGGAGACGGCATTTTTCAAACATGCTCCTTATGGTGAACTTATAAAAAAAATAGAAAAATATTTAATGGAAAAACAAAGAGTTTCCGTTAAGTATAAACGTCACGGTGATTGTGAAAAAAAACAGGTTGTTTTAGAACTTAAAAACATAAAATATGATGAACAAGAAATCTATATAGCCGGCTATAATCCTATAAACGAACAGGCACTTTCGATTAAACTCAGTCAAATTCTTGAAATAAAACAATTACCAACAAAATCGCAATATAGTCAGATGTTATCTCCTGTAACTTTCGAGATTAAAGGACAGCTGGCAAAGATTTACAGGCTCTATGAGGATGAAAAGATTACATCAGTAAACGAAAAATCAACAACAATTACTGTTACTGCTTATGTAGACGACAAAGAAATGTTGATTAAAAGATTATTGAAATATGGTGAAAATTGTGAAGTTGTTTATCCAAAGCATGCCCAAAATGATATGATCAAAATAATTAATCAAACACTTAAAAATTATGAATAA
- a CDS encoding WYL domain-containing protein yields the protein MTFENKMLDSKNIDNISITAFRILSILNSLLKEPLSDDDINKELQEHIDGSRNLSKDTICIYINTLRSIGCEISRPSKNTGYKYVLKTHPFKLNISNDEINTIVEIRKYISTLGNWKLAVEIDDLFKQIVDIINAESKKNFLAIKKSILCREVNIENILPELNLIEKYCIQNTGIMVIYDSPNSGEKEIYLNAEKLTLENGSFYLWGYNYELNETLYLRLDRIKNIKVVEIKGKNKNSKDFEAKYKLTGDSIFTFTPSDAEKILKKNDTELIILAKVKNKFKFIQNILSYGSDCTVISPENIRKEIIFRLKMMAEIYNNL from the coding sequence ATGACCTTTGAAAATAAAATGTTGGATTCTAAAAATATTGATAACATAAGCATTACGGCTTTTAGAATCCTGTCTATTTTGAATAGTCTTTTGAAAGAGCCGTTAAGTGATGATGATATCAACAAAGAATTGCAGGAACATATTGACGGTTCGAGAAATTTATCAAAGGATACAATATGCATTTATATAAACACTTTAAGGTCTATAGGGTGTGAAATTTCTAGACCCTCAAAGAATACAGGCTATAAATATGTCTTAAAAACCCATCCCTTTAAGTTAAATATCTCCAATGACGAAATTAACACTATTGTTGAAATAAGAAAGTACATATCAACTTTAGGAAATTGGAAATTAGCTGTAGAAATTGACGATTTATTTAAGCAAATAGTGGATATTATTAATGCTGAGAGTAAAAAAAACTTCCTGGCAATAAAAAAATCGATTCTATGCCGTGAAGTCAACATAGAAAATATATTACCCGAATTAAACTTGATTGAAAAATATTGTATTCAAAATACAGGTATAATGGTAATTTATGATTCTCCAAATTCCGGAGAAAAGGAGATTTATTTAAACGCAGAAAAATTAACTCTTGAAAACGGCTCATTTTATTTATGGGGGTACAATTATGAATTAAATGAGACGCTCTACCTTCGTTTAGACAGAATAAAAAATATCAAAGTTGTGGAGATTAAAGGAAAAAATAAAAACAGCAAAGACTTTGAAGCAAAGTATAAGCTTACCGGGGATTCTATATTTACATTTACTCCTTCTGATGCGGAAAAAATTCTTAAAAAAAATGATACAGAATTGATTATACTGGCAAAAGTCAAAAATAAATTTAAATTTATACAGAATATTTTATCTTATGGATCTGATTGTACAGTCATATCACCGGAAAACATAAGAAAAGAAATAATATTCAGGTTGAAAATGATGGCAGAAATTTATAATAATTTGTGA
- a CDS encoding NAD+ synthase has protein sequence MKIALSQINTKVGDLQRNTDLIIKNIKRAKEKGIDLIVFPELAITGYPPKDLLDFECFINDNLKCLDKIRDASEDIAVICGYVDINVNATGKKCHNAAAFINNKEIAAKYYKRLLPFYDVFDETRYFEPGQKELVVDFKGKKLGITICEDLWNDKDYWKRQLYQVDPAEKLVKNRIDGIINISASPYLLNKEKDRFSIIKNTATKNNIPIIYVNQVGGNDDLIFDGVSFVIDSKGDIKSLCKDFEEDFSVYDFDSNTGEIHYISQSEEESLFNALCIGVKDYCGKIGFKKVVLGLSGGIDSAVTAAIAVCALGKENVTGITMPSIYSSEGSISDSDKLAQNLDIEFLNIPIISMFDSYIEAIHEEHGKIVDLAEENLQARIRANILMMHSNRYGHLLLTTGNKSELSVGYCTLYGDMCGGLAVISDVPKIMVYRLARYINRFTEIIPEDTITKPPSAELRPDQKDMDSLPPYEILDDILKMFVEENKSIKEMSKKYPKALVKEIIKKINNCEYKRRQAALGLKVTTKAFGVGRRFPIVQGYDFSGN, from the coding sequence ATGAAAATAGCACTAAGCCAAATAAATACAAAAGTCGGTGATTTGCAAAGAAACACCGACTTAATAATAAAAAATATCAAGAGGGCAAAAGAAAAAGGAATTGACCTTATAGTTTTTCCCGAACTTGCAATCACGGGCTATCCCCCTAAAGACCTGCTTGATTTCGAGTGTTTTATAAATGATAACCTGAAATGCCTTGATAAAATAAGGGATGCCTCCGAAGATATAGCAGTAATTTGCGGTTATGTTGATATAAACGTAAATGCTACAGGCAAAAAATGCCACAATGCGGCAGCTTTCATAAATAATAAAGAAATCGCAGCAAAATATTATAAGCGTTTACTGCCTTTTTATGATGTTTTTGACGAGACAAGATATTTTGAACCGGGACAGAAAGAACTTGTTGTGGATTTTAAAGGCAAAAAACTCGGAATTACAATCTGTGAAGACTTATGGAATGATAAAGATTACTGGAAAAGGCAATTATATCAAGTAGATCCAGCAGAAAAACTTGTAAAAAATAGAATTGACGGAATTATTAATATTTCAGCATCGCCTTATCTTCTTAACAAAGAAAAAGACAGGTTTTCCATAATAAAAAACACCGCAACCAAAAATAATATTCCTATTATTTATGTAAACCAGGTCGGCGGAAATGATGACCTGATTTTTGACGGAGTAAGCTTTGTAATAGATTCAAAAGGTGATATAAAGTCTCTTTGTAAGGATTTTGAGGAAGATTTTTCTGTTTATGACTTTGATTCTAATACAGGGGAAATTCATTATATTTCTCAATCAGAAGAAGAGAGCCTTTTTAATGCTTTATGCATAGGAGTAAAAGATTATTGCGGAAAAATAGGATTTAAAAAAGTTGTTTTAGGTTTATCAGGCGGAATTGATTCCGCTGTTACTGCTGCAATTGCAGTTTGCGCATTGGGAAAAGAAAATGTTACTGGAATAACCATGCCAAGTATTTATTCCAGTGAAGGAAGTATAAGTGATTCCGATAAACTCGCTCAAAACCTTGACATAGAATTTTTAAATATACCTATTATCAGTATGTTCGACTCGTATATAGAGGCTATTCATGAAGAACACGGCAAAATAGTGGATTTGGCAGAAGAAAATCTTCAGGCAAGAATAAGAGCAAATATATTGATGATGCATTCAAACAGATATGGTCATTTGCTTTTGACTACAGGAAATAAATCAGAGTTATCTGTCGGTTATTGCACACTTTATGGAGACATGTGCGGAGGGTTAGCTGTTATATCTGATGTTCCAAAGATTATGGTTTATAGATTAGCAAGATATATAAACAGATTTACTGAAATTATTCCTGAGGATACAATTACAAAACCGCCTTCCGCAGAACTAAGACCGGATCAAAAAGATATGGATAGCCTTCCTCCTTATGAAATACTTGATGATATCTTAAAAATGTTTGTGGAAGAGAATAAATCTATTAAAGAAATGTCGAAAAAGTATCCTAAAGCGCTTGTTAAGGAGATCATAAAAAAAATTAATAACTGCGAGTACAAGAGAAGACAAGCAGCGCTGGGACTTAAAGTCACTACAAAAGCTTTTGGTGTAGGCAGAAGATTTCCGATTGTTCAAGGCTACGATTTTTCAGGAAATTAA